In Lineus longissimus chromosome 9, tnLinLong1.2, whole genome shotgun sequence, one genomic interval encodes:
- the LOC135494014 gene encoding glutamate receptor ionotropic, kainate 2-like isoform X1: MFKAMEEEAAPRTIVLTCLILGLVVAKAEAKCTFKIGVVEGLPAETIDWKKVISKAYQTFLTQDPGLTGFSVDVVSLPVSQGTNFEQLKKAHKLIESSAVNAIFGPVDPPLLSAAAEYNLPYISSEVTQSELHRDGNLLINLLPDVRAIVQVVNRISQVYKWENVAVIYDSEAGISLIETLVQRQDISVRAWKMNTTFQIEDIRRDLLDIRKAVLRVVIVVCEPNLTQSILGEALRFSMLSQRFFWLLPSLNPYHVDLSGIKNTGVQLAMFRSLRESSASKDQTIPKRKLLHWALASDSVKLLLNEFKKIGNGADCSTPDLVAGLKNADVEGDLGRITFHKDGTRATYQLDIMALTPDGLVQVGTWNSSTEEPYRLIIKRVEDWRNLTDIEFDLPFGKKLLKVVTIIEPPFVKLKDNSANRTGNDRFEGYCIDLLENIAAIHGFEYEIYLVPDGKFGAEQEKDGMWDGVIGELMTNRADMAVASLTINVQREQAVDFSKPFMNLGISILMKKPETEPSFFQFTEPLSVVVWVLVFVAFFVVSVVLFILDKICPAQDVNVRFDMKESLWFSYGALVQAGTETLPRTLCGRILTSSWWFFSLILISSYTANLAAFLTVSKINSPIKGVTDLVGQTKVNYGTVTNSQVMMFFKNSKIETFEKMWAVMGLMKENMVESSEEGIARVVNSTADYAFLWDSPVVKFQTTLKCDLMEVGHPFDSKGYGIGVPPGAPYRDHLTMAILKLNEEGVLQSLEDKWWRDSKCPDDSSSTASDHKELTLEMVAGVFFLLVAGVVVSVIVCFIEWWWRKRRSKMKPKKARKAEKVNSTTPFTPQKVIDADGNAPNKYYEWSQDNGPGKTSAVV, translated from the exons GCAATGGAGGAGGAGGCAGCTCCACGGACGATCGTCTTGACGTGTCTCATCCTCGGACTCGTGGTGGCCAAGGCTGAGGCCAAGTGCACATTCAAAATAG GTGTTGTGGAAGGCCTTCCTGCCGAAACCATCGACTGGAAAAAGGTGATCAGCAAGGCATATCAAACATTCCTCACCCAGGACCCCGGGCTGACTGGCTTCAGTGTGGATGTGGTCTCACTGCCGGTGTCGCAAGGCACCAACTTTGAACAACTGAAGAAGG CCCACAAACTGATCGAATCAAGCGCTGTGAACGCCATATTTGGCCCGGTCGACCCACCATTACTTTCAGCAGCCGCCGAGTACAATCTCCCGTACATATCAAGTGAGGTCACGCAGTCCGAGTTACATCGTGATGGCAACTTGTTGATTAACCTTCTGCCCGATGTCAGGGCGATAGTTCAGGTGGTCAATCGAATCTCACAGGTCTACAAATGGGAAAATGTCGCAGTTATTTACGATTCTGAGGCGG GCATCTCATTGATCGAGACCTTGGTCCAGCGCCAGGACATCAGCGTACGGGCCTGGAAGATGAACACCACCTTCCAAATTGAAGACATCAGACGTGACCTGCTGGATATCAGAAAGGCCGTGCTGAGGGTCGTCATCGTTGTCTGTGAGCCTAATCTCACCCAGTCCATCTTAGGAGAG GCGTTGCGTTTCAGTATGCTGTCACAGAGATTCTTCTGGCTCCTCCCATCATTG AATCCTTATCACGTTGACCTCAGCGGCATCAAGAACACCGGTGTTCAATTGGCAATGTTCCGATCGTTGAGGGAGTCCTCGGCGAGTAAGGACCAGACCATACCAAAGAGGAAGCTTCTTCATTGGGCATTGGCAAGTGACTCGGTCAAACTATTGCTGAATGAGTTCAAGAAGATCGGCAATGGTGCTGATTGCAGCACGCCGGATTTGGTTGCTGGTTTGAAAAAT GCGGATGTCGAAGGTGACCTTGGGCGAATAACTTTCCACAAAGATGGTACGAGGGCTACATACCAACTGGATATAATGGCTCTTACACCGGATGGGTTAGTTCAG GTTGGAACCTGGAACTCGTCCACGGAAGAGCCGTACAGGTTAATCATCAAAAGAGTTGAGGATTGGAGAAACTTGACAGATATCGAGTTTGACCTACCGTTCGGCAAGAAGCTTCTCAAGGTCGTCACCATCATT GAACCACCTTTCGTCAAACTCAAAGATAATTCCGCCAACAGAACGGGCAATGATAGGTTTGAAGGCTACTGCATCGACCTCTTGGAGAATATAGCTGCTATTCACGGGTTCGAGTACGAGATTTACCTCGTCCCTGATGGCAAGTTTGGAGCCGAGCAAGAGAAGGATGGCATGTGGGATGGCGTCATAGGAGAGCTGATGACGAAT AGAGCTGACATGGCGGTTGCTTCGCTGACGATCAACGTCCAACGCGAACAAGCTGTCGACTTCTCCAAGCCTTTCATGAACCTAGGCATCAGCATCCTCATGAAGAAACCAGAGACAGAACCCTCGTTCTTTCAATTCACAGAACCTTTATCCGTCGTAGTCTGGGTTCTAGTCTTCGTAGCGTTCTTCGTCGTGAGTGTTGTGCTGTTTATTTTGGATAAGATCTGCCCTGCCCAAGATGTGAACGTCCGGTTCGACATGAAGGAGAGTTTATGGTTCAGCTACGGTGCCCTGGTGCAGGCAGGAACTGAGACTTTACCTAGGACGCTTTGCGGCCGGATTTTGACAAGTTCATGGTGGTTCTTCTCCTTAATTTTAATATCATCGTATACTGCCAATTTAGCAGCGTTTCTGACTGTTAGTAAGATAAACTCCCCGATTAAAGGGGTCACTGACCTTGTGGGTCAAACCAAGGTCAATTATGGCACGGTCACGAACAGTCAGGTCATGATGTTTTTCAAGAACTCCAAGATTGAGACATTTGAAAAGATGTGGGCCGTCATGGGCCTCATGAAGGAGAACATGGTCGAAAGTTCCGAAGAGGGGATAGCGCGCGTTGTGAACTCCACCGCAGACTATGCGTTCTTGTGGGACTCGCCAGTGGTCAAGTTCCAAACGACCTTGAAGTGTGACCTTATGGAGGTGGGGCATCCCTTTGACTCTAAGGGGTACGGCATTGGGGTACCGCCTGGCGCCCCCTATCGAGATCATTTAACTATGGCAATATTGAAGTTAAACGAGGAAGGAGTTCTTCAGTCTTTAGAAGATAA ATGGTGGCGGGACAGTAAATGCCCGGATGATTCCTCAAGTACAGCTAGCGACCATAAGGAACTGACCCTCGAGATGGTGGCCGGAGTGTTCTTCCTCCTGGTGGCTGGGGTGGTCGTCTCAGTCATCGTCTGCTTCATAGAGTGGTGGTGGCGCAAACGCAGGAGCAAAATG AAACCAAAGAAAGCCAGGAAGGCCGAGAAGGTCAATTCTACCACGCCCTTCACACCGCAAAAGGTCATCGACGCGGATGGGAACGCCCCAAACAAATATTACGAGTGGAGTCAGGATAATGGACCAGGGAAAACCAGTGCAGTGGTGTAG
- the LOC135494014 gene encoding glutamate receptor ionotropic, kainate 2-like isoform X2, translating to MFKAMEEEAAPRTIVLTCLILGLVVAKAEAKCTFKIGVVEGLPAETIDWKKVISKAYQTFLTQDPGLTGFSVDVVSLPVSQGTNFEQLKKAHKLIESSAVNAIFGPVDPPLLSAAAEYNLPYISSEVTQSELHRDGNLLINLLPDVRAIVQVVNRISQVYKWENVAVIYDSEAGISLIETLVQRQDISVRAWKMNTTFQIEDIRRDLLDIRKAVLRVVIVVCEPNLTQSILGEALRFSMLSQRFFWLLPSLNPYHVDLSGIKNTGVQLAMFRSLRESSASKDQTIPKRKLLHWALASDSVKLLLNEFKKIGNGADCSTPDLVAGLKNADVEGDLGRITFHKDGTRATYQLDIMALTPDGLVQVGTWNSSTEEPYRLIIKRVEDWRNLTDIEFDLPFGKKLLKVVTIIRADMAVASLTINVQREQAVDFSKPFMNLGISILMKKPETEPSFFQFTEPLSVVVWVLVFVAFFVVSVVLFILDKICPAQDVNVRFDMKESLWFSYGALVQAGTETLPRTLCGRILTSSWWFFSLILISSYTANLAAFLTVSKINSPIKGVTDLVGQTKVNYGTVTNSQVMMFFKNSKIETFEKMWAVMGLMKENMVESSEEGIARVVNSTADYAFLWDSPVVKFQTTLKCDLMEVGHPFDSKGYGIGVPPGAPYRDHLTMAILKLNEEGVLQSLEDKWWRDSKCPDDSSSTASDHKELTLEMVAGVFFLLVAGVVVSVIVCFIEWWWRKRRSKMKPKKARKAEKVNSTTPFTPQKVIDADGNAPNKYYEWSQDNGPGKTSAVV from the exons GCAATGGAGGAGGAGGCAGCTCCACGGACGATCGTCTTGACGTGTCTCATCCTCGGACTCGTGGTGGCCAAGGCTGAGGCCAAGTGCACATTCAAAATAG GTGTTGTGGAAGGCCTTCCTGCCGAAACCATCGACTGGAAAAAGGTGATCAGCAAGGCATATCAAACATTCCTCACCCAGGACCCCGGGCTGACTGGCTTCAGTGTGGATGTGGTCTCACTGCCGGTGTCGCAAGGCACCAACTTTGAACAACTGAAGAAGG CCCACAAACTGATCGAATCAAGCGCTGTGAACGCCATATTTGGCCCGGTCGACCCACCATTACTTTCAGCAGCCGCCGAGTACAATCTCCCGTACATATCAAGTGAGGTCACGCAGTCCGAGTTACATCGTGATGGCAACTTGTTGATTAACCTTCTGCCCGATGTCAGGGCGATAGTTCAGGTGGTCAATCGAATCTCACAGGTCTACAAATGGGAAAATGTCGCAGTTATTTACGATTCTGAGGCGG GCATCTCATTGATCGAGACCTTGGTCCAGCGCCAGGACATCAGCGTACGGGCCTGGAAGATGAACACCACCTTCCAAATTGAAGACATCAGACGTGACCTGCTGGATATCAGAAAGGCCGTGCTGAGGGTCGTCATCGTTGTCTGTGAGCCTAATCTCACCCAGTCCATCTTAGGAGAG GCGTTGCGTTTCAGTATGCTGTCACAGAGATTCTTCTGGCTCCTCCCATCATTG AATCCTTATCACGTTGACCTCAGCGGCATCAAGAACACCGGTGTTCAATTGGCAATGTTCCGATCGTTGAGGGAGTCCTCGGCGAGTAAGGACCAGACCATACCAAAGAGGAAGCTTCTTCATTGGGCATTGGCAAGTGACTCGGTCAAACTATTGCTGAATGAGTTCAAGAAGATCGGCAATGGTGCTGATTGCAGCACGCCGGATTTGGTTGCTGGTTTGAAAAAT GCGGATGTCGAAGGTGACCTTGGGCGAATAACTTTCCACAAAGATGGTACGAGGGCTACATACCAACTGGATATAATGGCTCTTACACCGGATGGGTTAGTTCAG GTTGGAACCTGGAACTCGTCCACGGAAGAGCCGTACAGGTTAATCATCAAAAGAGTTGAGGATTGGAGAAACTTGACAGATATCGAGTTTGACCTACCGTTCGGCAAGAAGCTTCTCAAGGTCGTCACCATCATT AGAGCTGACATGGCGGTTGCTTCGCTGACGATCAACGTCCAACGCGAACAAGCTGTCGACTTCTCCAAGCCTTTCATGAACCTAGGCATCAGCATCCTCATGAAGAAACCAGAGACAGAACCCTCGTTCTTTCAATTCACAGAACCTTTATCCGTCGTAGTCTGGGTTCTAGTCTTCGTAGCGTTCTTCGTCGTGAGTGTTGTGCTGTTTATTTTGGATAAGATCTGCCCTGCCCAAGATGTGAACGTCCGGTTCGACATGAAGGAGAGTTTATGGTTCAGCTACGGTGCCCTGGTGCAGGCAGGAACTGAGACTTTACCTAGGACGCTTTGCGGCCGGATTTTGACAAGTTCATGGTGGTTCTTCTCCTTAATTTTAATATCATCGTATACTGCCAATTTAGCAGCGTTTCTGACTGTTAGTAAGATAAACTCCCCGATTAAAGGGGTCACTGACCTTGTGGGTCAAACCAAGGTCAATTATGGCACGGTCACGAACAGTCAGGTCATGATGTTTTTCAAGAACTCCAAGATTGAGACATTTGAAAAGATGTGGGCCGTCATGGGCCTCATGAAGGAGAACATGGTCGAAAGTTCCGAAGAGGGGATAGCGCGCGTTGTGAACTCCACCGCAGACTATGCGTTCTTGTGGGACTCGCCAGTGGTCAAGTTCCAAACGACCTTGAAGTGTGACCTTATGGAGGTGGGGCATCCCTTTGACTCTAAGGGGTACGGCATTGGGGTACCGCCTGGCGCCCCCTATCGAGATCATTTAACTATGGCAATATTGAAGTTAAACGAGGAAGGAGTTCTTCAGTCTTTAGAAGATAA ATGGTGGCGGGACAGTAAATGCCCGGATGATTCCTCAAGTACAGCTAGCGACCATAAGGAACTGACCCTCGAGATGGTGGCCGGAGTGTTCTTCCTCCTGGTGGCTGGGGTGGTCGTCTCAGTCATCGTCTGCTTCATAGAGTGGTGGTGGCGCAAACGCAGGAGCAAAATG AAACCAAAGAAAGCCAGGAAGGCCGAGAAGGTCAATTCTACCACGCCCTTCACACCGCAAAAGGTCATCGACGCGGATGGGAACGCCCCAAACAAATATTACGAGTGGAGTCAGGATAATGGACCAGGGAAAACCAGTGCAGTGGTGTAG